A genomic stretch from Helianthus annuus cultivar XRQ/B chromosome 1, HanXRQr2.0-SUNRISE, whole genome shotgun sequence includes:
- the LOC110879443 gene encoding probable glucan endo-1,3-beta-glucosidase A6 → MENKKFPKMALFFLSFLYLIAFSGAVASNGIGISYGRLGNNLPSPALSIELLQNMSVSRVKLYDADHEILHLLSGKNIDVAITIANDEISAIAANQHLADQWVYEHVLAHYPNTRIRFVLVGHEVFSTIGTEQDMQIARDLLPAIRRIKNTIKAQGIHNIKVATPLAMDMMSITFPPSNGSFKPEIVDLMAPLLKYINATKSYLFVDVYPYFAWFENQAMNQTSINLDYALLRSVNVTYTDPQTGFMYTNLLDQMLDSVVYAMAKLGYNDVQLAISETGWPHAGESGASPENAAEYNNNLVRKMTAVPSVGTPARPGEVIPTFIFSLYDEDQKYGPATERHWGLLNPDGSPVYHVNITGKGASD, encoded by the exons ATGGAGAATAAAAAGTTCCCCAAAATGGCTCTTTTTTTCCTCTCTTTCTTGTATCTCATTGCTTTCTCAG GGGCGGTTGCATCGAATGGGATCGGTATAAGCTATGGGCGGCTAGGAAACAACCTTCCGTCTCCAGCGCTATCAATCGAACTCTTGCAAAACATGAGTGTGAGTCGAGTCAAACTTTACGACGCTGACCATGAAATACTCCACCTTCTATCAGGAAAGAATATTGACGTTGCGATCACTATCGCAAATGATGAAATCTCGGCAATCGCTGCAAACCAACACCTTGCAGACCAATGGGTGTATGAACATGTCCTAGCCCACTATCCCAACACTAGAATTCGGTTCGTGCTCGTTGGGCATGAAGTTTTCAGCACCATTGGCACGGAACAAGATATGCAAATAGCGCGCGATCTTCTACCTGCCATTAGACGGATTAAAAACACCATAAAAGCACAAGGGATTCACAACATCAAAGTAGCAACACCTCTTGCAATGGACATGATGTCAATAACATTTCCACCTTCAAACGGAAGCTTTAAGCCCGAGATAGTCGACCTCATGGCCCCATTGCTAAAATACATAAACGCGACAAAATCTTATCTCTTTGTAGATGTTTACCCTTACTTCGCATGGTTCGAAAATCAAGCCATGAATCAAACTAGCATAAACCTTGATTATGCTTTACTTAGAAGTGTAAATGTAACCTACACTGACCCACAAACCGGGTTCATGTACACGAACCTCCTAGACCAAATGCTTGACTCAGTGGTCTATGCAATGGCTAAACTTGGATATAATGATGTGCAACTTGCTATTTCAGAAACAGGCTGGCCACACGCAGGCGAGTCGGGTGCAAGCCCAGAAAATGCAGCTGAGTACAACAACAATCTCGTACGAAAGATGACTGCGGTCCCAAGTGTTGGAACTCCAGCCCGGCCCGGGGAGGTTATACCAACTTTTATATTCTCGTTGTATGATGAGGATCAAAAATATGGGCCGGCTACTGAAAGACACTGGGGCTTGTTAAATCCTGATGGGAGTCCTGTTTATCATGTGAATATAACTGGGAAGGGTGCATCTGATTAG